TGAGCAAATCCATATATCATCATTTTTTATTTTTTCAGCTTCATACAGATATTTTAAAGCTTCACTATAATTTCCCTTTTCTTGTCCATATAATCTTCCAAGTTCACCTTTTATAAATAATTCATCACACTCTTCAAAAGTAAGAGCTTCTTTCAATTTAACGATAGCCTGTTCTATTTTCCCCAAGTTTTCTAAGCACTCAGCCAAGGCACAATTTAACCACTCATCATTTCTGCCCAGTTTTTCAGCCTTTTTATAAAAACTTAAAGCTTCCTCATATCTTCCCAGATTTTTTAAACAAAACCCCATTTCCGAATTAAACCATTCGTCATTTTTGCTCTCTTCCACTGCTTGTTCTAAGTAAAACAATCCATCTTCATATCTTTCTAGTCTATTCAAACAGTAACCAATTTCTGAATTTATCCAACTGTCTTCCCTTTTTTCTCTGGCTTTCATAAGATATGGCAAAGCATCTTCATATCTATCCACCCTATTTAAACAGTAGGCAATCTCAGAAAAAAGCCACTCATCAGTTTTTCCTAACTTTTCTGCTTTAAACAAATATTCTAAAGCTTCCTCTCCTCTCTCCATTCTACCAAGAGAATATCCTAATTCATAATTGATCCATTGGTCATCCCTTCCAAGTTCCTGAGCCTTTAATAAATGTTTTAATCCTCTAGGATAATCTTTCAACTCATTATATACCCAACCAAATTCAGAATTAATCCAAATATCATCTCTACCTAATTTTTTTGCCTTTTCTAAGTACTCCAATCCTTTTGCATAATCTGATTTCTTATTATAAATCCAAGCAATTTCAGAAAGTAACCAACTTAAATCAGTATTTCTTGCCTTAACTTTACTGGCTTTTAAGAAAAATTTTAAAGCTTCATCATATTTTTCTAATTCTTCATATGCAACTCCAATTCTTTCATATATCCAGCTATCATTTCTTCCCAGCTCAATAGCTCTTTCAAAATATTTTATGGCCTCTTCAAATTTTTTTAATCCACCCAAACAAAATCCTAATTCAGAATTGACCCAAATATCATCTACTCCCAATAAAACAGCATTTTGTAAATAAGGATAAGCCTTTGTATACTCTTCCATGTGATCATATGCCCATCCTAAATCTTCCTCAGTCAAAATAATATGTTCTTCATCTAATGCTAATTCTCTGGCCTTCAAAAGATATTTTAATCCATCCTCATATTTTTCTGATTCAACCTTACTTTTCCCCAGCTTTGTACATATTATCATATACAATATCGTTGATTTTTCTCCTTTAGGATCTATCTCTAAGGATTTTCTAATATATTTTTCAGCTTCTTCCAAGCTCTCTATATTTAGTGGCAGATCAGGATTTATACTATTTATTTGTAAATATAAGTATGCCATTCGATGATTCCAAAGAGCCGTATTCTTTTCTTCATCTTCCATTGTAAATAAAGTTTGTATAGCTTTTTCAACTTCACCATTATCTTGATATGCTTTAGAAAGAGAATAAATAATATTATTAGTCAATTTTTCTTTAGGAAGAGAAGATATTAAATCTATTATCTCTTGAAATTTTTCTAATTCATCTAAAATTATAATCTCTTTTTCTAGCTCACTTCTATTTAAAAATTCATTATAGAGCTTTTCATCCTCAATATTAAGAAGTTCTTCCCTGTCTTCATCTTTGTCTGCTTCCTCATCAACATAGTGAGTAAGACAAAAAGCAAATCCTCTATTATTATCTATATCATCCTTTAAAGTTAAAAAAGTATACTCATTGGGTTTCAACTGCAAACCTCTTTCAATTGCTTTATAAGCTTCATCTAATAAACCAAACTTATAATAAATCTTTGCAAGTTCCAACCATGCCCAAACAAAATCAGGATTAATCTCTACAGATTTTTTACAATATTCTAAGGCTTCTTCAAATCTTCTTAAATAAACTATTGCACAAGCATATCTATAACACCATTCATGATTTTTAACTCCCTCTTCTTTAACATTAGAAAGGACTTTTTCTGTCAATTCAAAAAATTCATACTTATTCACGTTTATGTAAGCATAAGATTTCCAAAGTACAACTTCTAAATCGCTATTCATCTCTTCATCAGAATAATTGTGTTCTTCTTGAAATTTATCCAGTATTGGTAAAACATCCACTGCATATTCCTGTTTTTCCAATTTTTTAATTACTTCTTTTGTTAAAATTCCCATAAACTCCCCCTTAACTCCAAGTAGGTTTATACCTCTCTTTTGTATAATCTTCCTTTGGAATTTTTTTTAACTATTTTATTAATTTCTTCTATAATAGTGATTTAACTCTTTTATATTTTTTATAATAGATTCATAATAAGTATCTTTGGTATATTTCCCTCAATCCTTTGATAACGATATATATTCTTCATATTCTTTTACCCAATTATTTTCTTCAAGAACTGCACCAGTATTTATATCAAGTTGAACTTTTTTATTGCAAACCTCTATTGTTGTTTCAAAATAATCAGTATTAAAATCTACATCTTTAAAATATTTTATATCCATAGCTCCTTCTTATATTAATAAATAATTTTATCCCATAAAATATATCTGCTTGGAATGTCATCACTTAACCATATTTTATTCTCTGATAGATAAAATTTATGTCCTATCTTCTTTAAACCCTCTATATCTATTGGTAAAATAACTACTTCCCCATGTCTTTTTCCAACATTTTTAGCTGTTTCTATATCTTTAGATAGATGAACATATTGCCTATTTCCTTTTATTATCCCTTTTTCTCTAATACTTTCCAAAAATCTAGTTGCTGTTCCATGATATAGAATAGTTGGAGGTGTCATCTCTTTTAAATTTAACTCTACTTCAATAGAGTGTCCTTGACTAGCTCTTATTTTCTTTTTATTTTCATCAAAAGAGTATCTCTTCTTATTATTTTCTCTAACTATTCTTTCCAGTATTTCCATATCAATATATCTACCTGAAAGTTTTATTTTTTCTATTAACTCATTTACATTTACCCAACCATTTTTATCTAAAGTTATTCCTATTGTTTCTGGTTTATGTCTAAGAATAAGACTTAAAAATTTTCCAAGTTTTACATCATCTAATTTTCTCATTTCTCCTCCATACAATCCGCTAATTTTTATAATTCTCCAATTCTTTTAACCAACTATTATAAACATCATCTATAACTTTTTTCATATCTTGATAATATTTTTCATCAAATTTAAGATATAA
The DNA window shown above is from Fusobacterium sp. DD2 and carries:
- a CDS encoding tetratricopeptide repeat protein; the protein is MGILTKEVIKKLEKQEYAVDVLPILDKFQEEHNYSDEEMNSDLEVVLWKSYAYINVNKYEFFELTEKVLSNVKEEGVKNHEWCYRYACAIVYLRRFEEALEYCKKSVEINPDFVWAWLELAKIYYKFGLLDEAYKAIERGLQLKPNEYTFLTLKDDIDNNRGFAFCLTHYVDEEADKDEDREELLNIEDEKLYNEFLNRSELEKEIIILDELEKFQEIIDLISSLPKEKLTNNIIYSLSKAYQDNGEVEKAIQTLFTMEDEEKNTALWNHRMAYLYLQINSINPDLPLNIESLEEAEKYIRKSLEIDPKGEKSTILYMIICTKLGKSKVESEKYEDGLKYLLKARELALDEEHIILTEEDLGWAYDHMEEYTKAYPYLQNAVLLGVDDIWVNSELGFCLGGLKKFEEAIKYFERAIELGRNDSWIYERIGVAYEELEKYDEALKFFLKASKVKARNTDLSWLLSEIAWIYNKKSDYAKGLEYLEKAKKLGRDDIWINSEFGWVYNELKDYPRGLKHLLKAQELGRDDQWINYELGYSLGRMERGEEALEYLFKAEKLGKTDEWLFSEIAYCLNRVDRYEDALPYLMKAREKREDSWINSEIGYCLNRLERYEDGLFYLEQAVEESKNDEWFNSEMGFCLKNLGRYEEALSFYKKAEKLGRNDEWLNCALAECLENLGKIEQAIVKLKEALTFEECDELFIKGELGRLYGQEKGNYSEALKYLYEAEKIKNDDIWICSEIGWNLSNICDEIENTQEKTVNLQKALEYLNRAKELGRDDSWLMSQIGFIYKKFGKLNEAISYFEKARVSDMSNQWINYNLAAMYRETGEIEKALNLLEVVIESGQFKGWTDLELAWCYALIDEKEKAKVYLDETRKYIGREIESDPDVKKDFESVRKLISSTVYFS
- a CDS encoding RNA 2'-phosphotransferase → MRKLDDVKLGKFLSLILRHKPETIGITLDKNGWVNVNELIEKIKLSGRYIDMEILERIVRENNKKRYSFDENKKKIRASQGHSIEVELNLKEMTPPTILYHGTATRFLESIREKGIIKGNRQYVHLSKDIETAKNVGKRHGEVVILPIDIEGLKKIGHKFYLSENKIWLSDDIPSRYILWDKIIY